The proteins below come from a single Miscanthus floridulus cultivar M001 chromosome 1, ASM1932011v1, whole genome shotgun sequence genomic window:
- the LOC136485992 gene encoding uncharacterized protein translates to MNGINANGGILSYGNMEGYAMWVATGVASAFFASLERCSCIHLHTAEDDGDYDDEEDLEEANRSFARPPQAIPEYYYDRSGSSASFATAKM, encoded by the coding sequence ATGAACGGCATCAACGCCAACGGCGGCATCCTGTCGTACGGGAACATGGAGGGGTACGCGATGTGGGTGGCCACCGGCGTGGCGTCGGCCTTCTTCGCGTCCCTGGAGCGCTGCTCCTGCATCCACCTCCACACCGCCGAGGACGACGGCGActacgacgacgaggaggacctCGAGGAGGCCAACCGCTCCTTCGCCCGCCCGCCGCAGGCGATCCCCGAGTACTACTACGACCGGTCCGGGTCCTCCGCCTCCTTCGCCACCGCCAAGATGTGA